GCAGCCCATTCTCAGAAAGATGTGTGAATGAATAATAATTGACATCTGTTAAAGATCAACCCTAGAGGACGGTAAAATCCTGCAGAGAAGCTTGCTGCTGAAGAATGTCACATCAGGAGACCTCAGATCCAACTTCACCTGCGTAGTGACGAACTCCATCGGGATGGGGCAGAAGACTATCACACTATCAGCTACGAAAAGCGATTGTCGtacaagaagaaagagaagaaactgAATTATGTTACtgcggtaaaaaaaaaagcatatctGAGCCATGTTTTATCTCGCAAGCTTGACATGAGTTATGTAATTTTACTATTGTGTGAAATGCACTTTAGATGGAAGCAGCAGGAGCACTCTAATGcatgaaatgtattaaatctGGGTTCCAGAAAACCACATCGTTTTCCTTCAGTGAGACCAGTGGTGataaaatgtgatgtaaaaatTGAGCCCTTCTGATCCTTAAGGAGAGAATACAgacaaggaaacaaaaaaagttgagCTTGAACAGCAACTGAAAGATATTATCACCCTTCTAATATGAATCCAATTGTTTCCTCTTAAGTCAAGGAAACATTGTCCAGAGGTGACATTTTATGTGGGACTGAATGCTTGTTAAAACTGTGCTAAACTACCTGAATTACTATTATTTACATGACTGTACCGCACAATGGCTTGCTTGATATACATAgaataatgtaacaataaatTGCTAAGCTACTTGATATACTTGTGTAACAAtccagtgtctgtgtttgctggCCATTAGCTATCTTAAACTACATCAAATATACTCCATAATGACACAAAGACCAATCATTCCATTAATCCACTCACAAACAggttaattttttcttttttcaatgattattttcatatcCTGTATAACCATGGGTGAATGTATAGCAGAGATGTAAACTACAGGGATCACAGATGCTTTTCAAAATTTACTCAATGCAATTAACATGTACAAAGCAGTAATAGCagcaaaaacaagcagaaatatCTAATTAACAAAACTTAATAGTAATTgacaaactttaaaatacacCATCGCAATAATAATGTTATGCATTATATTTTGTCactaaatacatacaaaaatatttaaattaattttaagaCTAAGACATTTTAGGCACAAGAATAGACTGGCTGGAAAGGCAAGAAGTTATAAATGTCAATCAAAAATCTGTGATTGTGCATAAGAGGAAAAACATAAAGGCCACTCGTATCTTATGGATTCTGTAAATCCACACAAACATCCTTATTTCTTTCAAAGAAAATTAAGAGTATCACATCTTTGGTACATCAGTGTATGCATGTTTAGCTGTTAAATGGTTTAAGGCTTCATTAGTGCATTTGTTTATTCTATGATTGGATTTCAAGTGAAAGCCTGATACTTGCACAATGATTTTGTACAGTGATCATTGTTTTAAAGCGACGACGCCTCTCAGGTACTCACACCCAGCTCCTCCAAGCAGCGTCGCAGGTTTTCATTCCTGCCAGGATACTGATTTTCTTTGATCCTCTTCTTGATCAGGGTGGCAGCATCATCGACCATATTCGGCCACTTCGAAGAGTTGGTGCAGAACGGTTTGAGAAGGTCCACGTTAACGTGAAGCACCATTCCAAACAGGAAACGCAGGAACATGTCCAGTTTGCCATCATCGTAAGTGAGGCTTTTGTCCACAGCGCTCTTGTACATCTCCATAGCTTTGTGCCCCTTGAACATCCGCGAGAACCTGTCTTTCAGCTGCTGCTCAAAAATGTTCTTCCCATGGTTTCTGAAGGAGAGAAACACATAAAGGGCAGCCAGGTACTCCTGCATGGTGGGGTGGATAAAGCTTATGACTCTCTCTTGAAACAAGATGAATGGCTTCGTGACATATTGTGTGCACAGTCCGCTGTTAACCACTGCCTCATCATCGCTGACTCCAACCTCTTTCCATTCACACCTGGTCAACTTGAACTGGCCTTTTTCAAGCATGGTGAGGGCCGTCTTTCCAAGTTTCATCAGAcagtctctctcttcttctgggCTAAGAGGTGGAGCTCCATCTACACGATACTGCCGTGTGAGCGCCAGTAGCAGCTTTGTGTACATGTAGGTGAGGCTCTTGGGCAGCTCTGCCTGTAGACCCTTTGCCCGAAAGATATTCTCACACTCATCTGCCACCAGTGAGCAAAACAGGGGCAAGTAACACATGATGCGGAGGGTTTTCAAAGACTTGGTGTATGCGATGACTTGATCTGCATGATCTTGGTTCTTAAACCTCTTCTTAAAGTACTCGTCCTTATCAGATTCCAGGAAACCTCGCAAGTCGAGCTCATCATAATGCGTATCCCAAGGGATGCAGCGCCTTACCAGCGGCCGAGAAGTCAACATGAAGATGTCGCGGAACAGCAGCCTTCCTCTGAGGAGGTTGACCATGATGATGTTCAGGCTAGTGGGTTCTGCGTGGTCACCGAGAAGCTCGGTGTTCTGAAAGTCAAGCTTCTCGCAGAACTCGTCAAGGCCATCAAAGACGAACAGTATTAAGCACTCGTCACTTCTGTAGTCCTCATCCCTCAATTGTTTTGTTTCCGGGTAGAGTTCATTTACTATGTCCAACAGGGAGATCTTCTTATCCTCAAACTTTTTGAGTTCTCTGAACGGCAGAGGAACCAAAAATGACACGTGTTGGTGAGACTTTTCTTCAACCCAATCGAGGATCAACTTTTTGATCGCCATAGACTTCCCTGAGCCCGCCCCTCCAGTGATCAAAAGAAACCTCAgatttgttttgtccaaccattCTTTACTCATGAGATCTTGGACAGAAAGCTGTTTCCCTTCCTTCCGGTTGCTGTCAAGCTTATCTATTTTCAAGACCTCATGTTCAAGAATTGGGCCATTATCACTTGTTGACTTTATGTTGAGATTGGTAAAGACATCATCAATGGACCTCATCTCTCCCTGCTTGCTTGAATCGTCTCCCATTTCCCCGTATATCCTCTTCAGAGATTGACGTAAATCGTATCTTACCTcatctgaaaaaagaaaatgaacttgTGTAAATACATCGACCAGCCCTTTGGTTCAATTTAAGAGTCATGAACCCTTAAGACATGCAGCGGCATACTTACTTCTGATACGTAAAGCCTGGAGATAATCAACCATCTTCTTTTTCCCTATTTCCTCAAGAACGTGTTTGGTCAACTTCAAAGAAACCTCCAAGTTGTAACACTCGAGCAACCTGTCCACAAGGTCCACCAAGTCCATGCCTTGGGGAGGAGTATTGAACGACTGCGGGAAACGCTTCCACAGAATCCTCTTGAAGTAATGCATTTCTCCCTCTGACAGCTTCCCAAGGGTTTTAGAAATAGCCTGATACCAAAAGAGGGATACAATTCAATAATACTCCTTCTTAGGGGGAGTgcattttaaacttaatttctttttaaaaaatgatagaGGACAAATGGGGCTACAAACTGACCTTAAAAGTAAAATCCACTGTCAGGGAAGGATGCCTAATCTCATTTGGGTCATGCAATAACACAAGGGCGTCAGGAGACTCTGGGACGGTATCCTCTTTGTTTCTAACCCTGGTGAGATATGAGCATACTTTAGTGTCAACCTTTCTAatcacacacaataaaatgtgtaaGTAGTTTGCCATGAATGTATTTCTTACTTGGGGATTCTGTTTTCACAGTCATCACTGTCCAAGGTGTAGCAGCTGGAGTATGAGTCTGCTCTAACCAGCTGGATGCTAAAACCAAGATGACAAAAGTGTTTTAATTATATTCAGTGCAGTTACAAGATGTCATTAGTTGGGAcaggggggtcaaactcatcttcgttcaggggccacatacagGCCCATTTAATCTCAGgtgggccggaccagtaaaaccattgcaatAACATACTATATAtgttataactttactataaaactatttataaaacagatgaacagcctaAGATCTCTTTAGTTAAGTTTTTTtccagattattttgcacagaagctgccgattgatgttcaatatatgaattatataaatatgactaaaatatgtattcattgtttgttAAGATAATTGTtttctggtcagggtggaaatattggaattacttttctgtaattttcatacttttcaaagttatccagtgggctgGATTGGACCCTTTCACGGACCTGTTCTGGCCCGCAggctgtatgtttgacacccctgagtTAGAAAGTACAACAAGGCACaatgtattaaaacatgcatattATGAGCATAGCTACTTGCTAAATGTGATGAATGCCTTAATTTACAGACGGATTTTAGCTTCTCTGTATACTTTGTCTTGTTCGTACCTTGTCAAAGATTCATcgagtttttccattttttcagaTTTCTCACTTGACATTGAGCTGTAGCTCAGAACTGGGGAGTTGGCCTGATCCACATAATGCctgccaaaaaagaaaaacaggatgtCAGTTTTTTCGATTGCTTCGTGGCCACATGACAAGCAATCACAAACTTCTATAGCATGTACCAGATAAGGAGCCACACTCTAccctttgcttttttctttctttttttgtattttttataaaaaatgttcccATTTTCTTGGAATGGATTGACTCTGCTTAGACAAGTATACATATGTTGTatttcttatcttttctttctgtgaaaACTGGGAAGGTTACATATTCAGATAGACCCCTCAAACCTGGATCATCCACTGTTGAAAAAATATCAGTTTTGATTTTCATCAAAGATatccaaaatacaaaataaacctgctgctgttgtatgtacatatttaagggcataacaaaaataaaaaataaaaaatgtattgatgatGGAAACATTTAAAGGATGAGAGAAATACTTTTAATTAGTTACTAGAATCATTGTTCAGACCAAAATAGTTAGTTTTGAACTCTATTTTCACAACTTGCAGTAGAATTATGTTGCTACCATACAGTGGGGTTCGTACATAAAATAATCTCTTGGTACCATTGGCTAGTATCCATGGGACTTGTCCCCAGGTCAAGAGAAGGTCTTCTTTCAGGGATGTAGTAGAGaccatcatcttcctcatcttcacCGTATGCACTCTGGCCTGCAGCAGACGCTGCATCCCCAAGGGAGCTGCCCGAAGGCGTGACCCTATCCATTAAATCACTgtcgtccatgatgtcttagaAAGAGTCAGCTAACAGGTAACATGACAAGCACAGtaatccctttttttctccacctggCGTGGTATCTGAACAGTGGGCTGTCTGTACCTGCAGAAGAAcatgggaaaaaataaaacaaaacaaaacaggcatATCAATTCTCAAATTCTCCATCAGGGTGTACAAGGACATTTACACCAAACCTGATTTTCAGGTGTCTACTGATGGAAGCTCAGCTGCATGATACtgcattacattattaaaagaAAGATACATGCAAAGAAATGTAATGCCCATTACATTTCCTTTGAGCATATTTAAACAACtgataacattaaaacattgtaTCATCACTCACTCAATACTGACATTAATTATACTAGTATCACAACTGTATGGCTCAATTTTTAACAATGTGTGTAATTTACAATGTGTAAAACTACAAAAGGCCAAACTTGTTTGCTAGATTCTTACTTCTAAGCACAAATGTGTGTGCTTTACATAACATATGCACAATCACATTCTCAGCAACCTAATATAAGCAAAAGGCTCAGTCAACATCCAGATCACCAAACCTGTTCAACATGTATTTGCAAACTTATTTTAATGCATGAATGTTTATCACTCCAACCACCACTACCATGCCTTTTATTGCCCTTTTCactgtaaaatgttataatgtGCTGAACTTCTGTTAGTACATGTTGTTTTATGCTGTTCTGCATTACTATATTAGCTTTCTGGATTTTGGATTATTTAATCTCACGAGTGACTGAAATATGGAGGTAAAGAcacaatcattatttattcCTTATACGGATGTAGGATTAactgtaatgtaaatgttatgCAAATTCACAGAGGCAATACTGTGAATGTAAaggttatttttaattatttacatcTGTCTCTATTCATTTCTGTGCCTGTTAtccttttaaatatatgttcCTGGAgttgaaaaaatgattttgttgtACAGGAAATGTTCAATGATTAATTTGAAGTGTTTATTTTCAGCCTAAGATGAAAAAAGGAACAATCTGAggaaagcagaggagaaaaactGCTGACACGTTTGTTTTTCTAGTCATATCTATCTTATGGGCCTTTGGAGAGTATTGATCCCAAGGTTGGAACACAGGTTAATAATCTTGCTTCCGGTTATGGTGAGCAGGTGTAATGTCAGTTATCTAGTAATGGGTTTCCTCTCCAGTTGTAATACAATGCCTAGCGAAAATGAAAGGTTTCTCTCTCTGGATGTGAAGCGTGTTCACCTCCATGTGTTTAGCCGCAATGTGTGCCTCTGTGGTCCACAATTAGAACTCAGGCCCTATAAAGCCCAACCAAAGATTGAACTTTACCTTCACGCGGCCTAACAATGACATTTATggtgtttctctttcttccgCTTTGTGGTAAAACGTCAGGAACAATGTGTGTAATGTCTCACAGCCTCTCTCCACGTGTCATTAGCAAGAATAATGTCAGTTATATCGTTGAAGTTTACGACtgtaactttttaaactttgaactTTGATAGTTAACAGTACTACGACAGTAAGATAAGCACACCAAAACGGCTTTAAACAGGAATATAACGCGAAGGTTAAGCAAAGTTATACCATTTCCCTAATGGTAGAAAATGTAAGTGAAATGAGTAATTACACAAATGTTCACACAAATGTTCACACAAATGATTACTACTTCATGATTTATGCCATGAAGAGACTCACCTTCGTTTCTGTTGGACGTTTTTccgtttttcctcctcctcctcttcttctgcttcctCTTCTTCGTCCTCTTCTTTGGTGGTTTGTTGGCGGTAGTTTATAGTCGCATTACCGCCACCATCTGGATTAAAGTGCGGATCAGAAAGGCACAATTACATTCAATTATCCAAAATAAGTCCTGTGTTCATAAAAgtctgaaaataattatttaccCCAAATCACCTAAAGTGCGCGACAACTTTTATCTAATGTCTACGTCATGTGATTAAAAGTGTCTTCTTCTTATCAAATGAGTTTCAAATATTATGAAGAAATTACATACTGCCACCTACAGGCTTGGAGAGTGAAGTACAGTTAAAGAAGTTACAAATATCATAACAAAAAGTGAAAGTTCTGcattaaaaagtacattttatgcTTAATTAttatgctgttgttttatttattattattatttatttatttaatcatttatttaaacaggtagTCTCATTGAGATATGAATCTCTTTTTAAAGAGATACCTGTGTacaagaaatacacacatacaataatacacaatcACACGACAATAAACAAGTCAAACATATATTACACATCAAGAGAAACATGCGCAAACATTACTGACAACAGGCAAGCACAAGCTTTTACAAAGCtctaatgaaataaaacaatccaGTTTTAACATCTTCTGAAGCTCGTTCCATTTGTGTACAGCAAAATATTTGAAACGGTGTTTACcaagttttgtgtgtgtgtgtgtgtgagcagtacAGATAAAGTTAAAATATCCTGCCACCTGACATTATAGGTGTTGTGTTTGAATGTAATCAATGAGCAAAGGTAACTGGGCAGTTTTTCCAATAAGGCATACAATGCCGCACCCTTCTGTCTGTTAAGGCAGGCCAACCCACCTTCTCATAAAGTAGGCAGTGgtgtgtaaaaaatgtaacacCTGTTATAAAGCGAAGTGCACTATGATACACAGAATCAAGATGCTttagggtggagggagaggcaTGCATGTATACAATATCACCATAATCAAGCAAGGGCAAGTTTGTACATTGCACTATTGTTTTCTGACTAGCAAAAGAGAAACAAGATTTATTTCTATAAAGAAATCTTAAATTTAACTTGTAGTTTACGTAATAGTTTTTCCACAGGGACCTTGAAAGTGAGCCAGAGTCCCAAGTATTtataacaataaacaaattCAATAGGGGAACCTTATAGGGTTTTGATCTGTGTAGTGGGCTGGATGCTCTTAGGTGACCTGGAGAATAACATGCATTTTGTTTTGCCAGAATTATCAGAATATTAGTGGTGACTTTAAATATAAgcagtattttaatgttatatctGAAGCTAATGAGCTATTATTTTATAATCAT
This Scomber scombrus chromosome 14, fScoSco1.1, whole genome shotgun sequence DNA region includes the following protein-coding sequences:
- the nlrc3l1 gene encoding NACHT, LRR and PYD domains-containing protein 3 isoform X1, encoding MDDSDLMDRVTPSGSSLGDAASAAGQSAYGEDEEDDGLYYIPERRPSLDLGTSPMDTSQWHYVDQANSPVLSYSSMSSEKSEKMEKLDESLTRGVKHTACGPEQVRERVQSSPLDNFENIQLVRADSYSSCYTLDSDDCENRIPKVRNKEDTVPESPDALVLLHDPNEIRHPSLTVDFTFKAISKTLGKLSEGEMHYFKRILWKRFPQSFNTPPQGMDLVDLVDRLLECYNLEVSLKLTKHVLEEIGKKKMVDYLQALRIRNEVRYDLRQSLKRIYGEMGDDSSKQGEMRSIDDVFTNLNIKSTSDNGPILEHEVLKIDKLDSNRKEGKQLSVQDLMSKEWLDKTNLRFLLITGGAGSGKSMAIKKLILDWVEEKSHQHVSFLVPLPFRELKKFEDKKISLLDIVNELYPETKQLRDEDYRSDECLILFVFDGLDEFCEKLDFQNTELLGDHAEPTSLNIIMVNLLRGRLLFRDIFMLTSRPLVRRCIPWDTHYDELDLRGFLESDKDEYFKKRFKNQDHADQVIAYTKSLKTLRIMCYLPLFCSLVADECENIFRAKGLQAELPKSLTYMYTKLLLALTRQYRVDGAPPLSPEEERDCLMKLGKTALTMLEKGQFKLTRCEWKEVGVSDDEAVVNSGLCTQYVTKPFILFQERVISFIHPTMQEYLAALYVFLSFRNHGKNIFEQQLKDRFSRMFKGHKAMEMYKSAVDKSLTYDDGKLDMFLRFLFGMVLHVNVDLLKPFCTNSSKWPNMVDDAATLIKKRIKENQYPGRNENLRRCLEELGVST
- the nlrc3l1 gene encoding NACHT, LRR and PYD domains-containing protein 12 isoform X2 codes for the protein MDDSDLMDRVTPSGSSLGDAASAAGQSAYGEDEEDDGLYYIPERRPSLDLGTSPMDTSQWHYVDQANSPVLSYSSMSSEKSEKMEKLDESLTSIQLVRADSYSSCYTLDSDDCENRIPKVRNKEDTVPESPDALVLLHDPNEIRHPSLTVDFTFKAISKTLGKLSEGEMHYFKRILWKRFPQSFNTPPQGMDLVDLVDRLLECYNLEVSLKLTKHVLEEIGKKKMVDYLQALRIRNEVRYDLRQSLKRIYGEMGDDSSKQGEMRSIDDVFTNLNIKSTSDNGPILEHEVLKIDKLDSNRKEGKQLSVQDLMSKEWLDKTNLRFLLITGGAGSGKSMAIKKLILDWVEEKSHQHVSFLVPLPFRELKKFEDKKISLLDIVNELYPETKQLRDEDYRSDECLILFVFDGLDEFCEKLDFQNTELLGDHAEPTSLNIIMVNLLRGRLLFRDIFMLTSRPLVRRCIPWDTHYDELDLRGFLESDKDEYFKKRFKNQDHADQVIAYTKSLKTLRIMCYLPLFCSLVADECENIFRAKGLQAELPKSLTYMYTKLLLALTRQYRVDGAPPLSPEEERDCLMKLGKTALTMLEKGQFKLTRCEWKEVGVSDDEAVVNSGLCTQYVTKPFILFQERVISFIHPTMQEYLAALYVFLSFRNHGKNIFEQQLKDRFSRMFKGHKAMEMYKSAVDKSLTYDDGKLDMFLRFLFGMVLHVNVDLLKPFCTNSSKWPNMVDDAATLIKKRIKENQYPGRNENLRRCLEELGVST